In the genome of Treponema pedis, one region contains:
- the murG gene encoding undecaprenyldiphospho-muramoylpentapeptide beta-N-acetylglucosaminyltransferase: MNCVVFTGGGTGGHIFPGLAVAEIFSSKTNYRIYWIGSNGGADKNIVESEEKISNLKFISIPAGKLRRYFSLENFIDIFKTAAGFIKSFFILLKLKPAFVFSKGGFVSVPPCAAAKLLKIPIITHECDFSPGLATKLNSKFASHILTSYNETINQLSKAVRGKAVCTGNPVRLSFYSADEKKGRDFIKANSDKPILLVLGGSLGARQINDLIFDSIEFLAEHFTVVHQTGEKNIEQGKEISEKLKKSQAAELNPSICKNYKPYAFIKDEMPDILKAASIIVSRAGANTVWESAAAGKPMILIPLEKGSSRGDQIENAEFFKLNGAAAVLKGDEVSSDNFTKIVKEFLDNPEKLKKTAEASGALAKEKPACIIADFLMKFLDE, translated from the coding sequence ATGAATTGTGTTGTTTTTACAGGCGGAGGAACGGGCGGTCATATTTTTCCCGGTCTTGCCGTAGCGGAGATTTTCAGCTCCAAAACAAATTACAGGATTTACTGGATAGGCTCAAACGGCGGTGCGGATAAAAATATTGTTGAATCCGAAGAAAAAATTTCGAATTTAAAATTCATAAGTATACCCGCCGGAAAACTTAGGCGTTATTTCAGCTTGGAAAACTTTATAGATATATTTAAAACGGCGGCGGGATTTATAAAATCTTTTTTTATTCTCTTAAAATTAAAACCCGCTTTTGTTTTTTCAAAAGGAGGCTTTGTTTCGGTACCGCCCTGCGCCGCGGCGAAACTTTTAAAAATTCCTATTATTACACATGAGTGCGATTTTTCTCCGGGTCTTGCAACCAAACTTAATTCCAAATTCGCTTCTCATATTTTGACCTCCTATAACGAAACAATAAATCAATTGAGTAAGGCTGTCAGAGGAAAGGCGGTTTGTACGGGCAACCCGGTAAGACTTTCTTTTTATTCCGCAGACGAAAAAAAAGGAAGAGATTTTATAAAAGCGAACTCGGATAAACCCATTCTTTTGGTTTTAGGAGGAAGCCTCGGCGCCCGCCAAATAAATGACCTTATTTTTGATTCCATAGAATTTTTAGCGGAACACTTTACAGTAGTTCATCAAACAGGTGAAAAAAATATTGAGCAGGGAAAAGAAATTTCGGAAAAGTTAAAAAAGTCGCAGGCGGCGGAATTAAATCCGTCTATATGTAAAAATTATAAACCGTATGCTTTTATAAAAGATGAAATGCCGGATATTTTAAAAGCCGCTTCAATTATAGTTTCCAGAGCGGGAGCAAACACTGTTTGGGAATCCGCGGCGGCGGGAAAACCTATGATTTTAATTCCTTTGGAAAAAGGAAGTTCCAGAGGGGACCAAATTGAAAATGCAGAATTTTTTAAATTAAACGGAGCTGCAGCCGTACTGAAAGGAGATGAAGTTTCTTCCGATAATTTTACAAAAATCGTAAAAGAATTTTTAGACAACCCCGAAAAGCTGAAAAAAACGGCTGAAGCGTCCGGAGCCCTTGCAAAAGAAAAGCCCGCATGTATAATTGCCGATTTTTTAATGAAGTTCTTAGATGAATAA
- a CDS encoding TetR/AcrR family transcriptional regulator: MEETKQKVGQVRKKEILDAAKKVFLTKGFADTVMEDIITETSLSRGGVYYHYKNKVEILHDLMREGMAYRVEKINEFLADYPKALDENAAAQMIVDKILDESELMSVYAIYLQAQKNNEELKNLFPVLVEESLKTAYTGVKGIKKESYTYLTDDFLLFFMNTIILGCEILDGARENFINNREFFVEIVKLFIESYNKGKIK, encoded by the coding sequence TTGGAAGAAACAAAACAAAAAGTAGGTCAGGTCAGAAAAAAAGAGATATTGGATGCGGCAAAAAAGGTCTTTTTAACGAAAGGATTCGCCGACACGGTAATGGAAGATATTATTACCGAAACATCACTGTCTCGAGGAGGCGTGTATTACCATTACAAAAATAAGGTGGAAATATTACATGACTTAATGAGAGAAGGCATGGCGTATCGCGTAGAGAAGATTAATGAATTTTTAGCGGATTATCCGAAAGCTTTAGATGAAAATGCCGCAGCACAGATGATTGTCGATAAAATACTCGACGAAAGTGAGCTTATGAGCGTATATGCCATCTATCTCCAAGCTCAAAAAAATAATGAGGAGCTAAAAAATTTATTTCCGGTTTTGGTTGAAGAATCCTTAAAAACTGCGTATACCGGCGTTAAAGGGATAAAAAAAGAAAGCTATACATATCTTACCGACGATTTTTTACTCTTTTTTATGAATACGATTATTCTGGGCTGCGAAATTTTGGACGGAGCACGGGAAAACTTTATCAATAACAGAGAGTTCTTTGTAGAAATAGTAAAGCTGTTTATTGAAAGCTATAATAAAGGCAAAATAAAATAA